From one Eucalyptus grandis isolate ANBG69807.140 chromosome 9, ASM1654582v1, whole genome shotgun sequence genomic stretch:
- the LOC104418435 gene encoding cysteine-rich and transmembrane domain-containing protein WIH1 isoform X2, whose translation MASRFFRLSRRRKFLGAPSTAHLTSRYFSLYKSTSPPSSLSPSSSPAPKRLQEKRREEKRREEREMSTYYNQNHPPVGAPPPQGYPKVEGYPPPGYPVQGYAPQGYPPQQGYGQPAQPYYEEQRRRKDTGFLEGCLAALCCCCLLDAVF comes from the exons ATGGCTAGTCGGTTTTTTCGTCTCtctagaagaagaaaattcttggGTGCTCCCTCAACCGCGCATCTCACGTCCCGGTATTTCTCTCTATATAAATCCACCTCTCCTCCCTCGTCTCTCTCGCCTTCGTCTTCGCCCGCTCCGAAACGCTTgcaagagaagagaagagaagagaagagaagagaagagagagagatgagcacTTACTACAACCAGAATCATCCGCCGGTCGGCGCCCCTCCCCCGCAAG GGTACCCGAAAGTCGAAGGCTATCCTCCTCCAGGGTATCCGGTGCAGGGTTACGCGCCACAGGGGTATCCTCCGCAGCAAGGATATGGCCAGCCGGCCCAGCCCTACTACGAGGAGCAGCGCCGCCGGAAGGACACCGGCTTTCTTGAAGGATG CTTAGCGGCACTTTGCTGTTGCTGTCTGCTGGATGCGGTTTTCTGA
- the LOC104418435 gene encoding cysteine-rich and transmembrane domain-containing protein WIH1 isoform X3, producing MSTYYNQNHPPVGAPPPQGYPKVEGYPPPGYPVQGYAPQGYPPQGYPPQQGYGQPAQPHYEEQRRWQDTGFLEGCFAAIRCCCLLDEDS from the exons atgagtacTTACTACAACCAGAATCATCCCCCGGTCGGCGCCCCTCCCCCGCAAG GGTACCCGAAAGTCGAAGGCTATCCTCCTCCAGGGTATCCGGTGCAGGGTTACGCGCCACAGGGGTATCCTCCACAGGGATATCCTCCACAGCAAGGATATGGCCAGCCGGCCCAGCCCCACTACGAGGAGCAGCGCCGCTGGCAGGACACCGGCTTTCTTGAAGGATG CTTCGCGGCAATTCGCTGTTGCTGTCTGCTGGATGAGGATTCCTGA
- the LOC104418435 gene encoding cysteine-rich and transmembrane domain-containing protein WIH2 isoform X1 has translation MASRFFRLSRRRKFLGAPSTAHLTSRYFSLYKSTSPPSSLSPSSSPAPKRLQEKRREEKRREEREMSTYYNQNHPPVGAPPPQGYPKVEGYPPPGYPVQGYAPQGYPPQGYPPQQGYGQPAQPHYEEQRRWQDTGFLEGCFAAIRCCCLLDEDS, from the exons ATGGCTAGTCGGTTTTTTCGTCTCtctagaagaagaaaattcttggGTGCTCCCTCAACCGCGCATCTCACGTCCCGGTATTTCTCTCTATATAAATCCACCTCTCCTCCCTCGTCTCTCTCGCCTTCGTCTTCGCCCGCTCCGAAACGCTTgcaagagaagagaagagaagagaagagaagagaagagagagagatgagcacTTACTACAACCAGAATCATCCGCCGGTCGGCGCCCCTCCCCCGCAAG GGTACCCGAAAGTCGAAGGCTATCCTCCTCCAGGGTATCCGGTGCAGGGTTACGCGCCACAGGGGTATCCTCCACAGGGATATCCTCCACAGCAAGGATATGGCCAGCCGGCCCAGCCCCACTACGAGGAGCAGCGCCGCTGGCAGGACACCGGCTTTCTTGAAGGATG CTTCGCGGCAATTCGCTGTTGCTGTCTGCTGGATGAGGATTCCTGA